One region of Enterobacter ludwigii genomic DNA includes:
- a CDS encoding molecular chaperone, with product MKPFFRPICLAGALGMAAVTGQVQAAATILLWPIDPWLAADANATELWIQNQGNSATTMQVRIVRWKQEDGHERYTSQQDVVASPPIVTIGTGSKQLIRLIKQASVPAGVEQAYRIIVDEIPQPDTKAEPAIGLKLQMRYSIPLFVYGQGIPTIKEGAHHALAETQNLSWRVTRAEGQPALEVRNRGDVHVRLSQVALEQGGRKHTVADGLLGYVLPGSTRSWPIPAGVRQPDRMSAQINARDAQWQSTPVN from the coding sequence ATGAAGCCATTTTTCAGACCGATATGTCTGGCGGGTGCGTTGGGTATGGCTGCGGTAACCGGCCAGGTGCAGGCGGCGGCGACTATTCTGCTCTGGCCGATCGATCCGTGGCTTGCTGCAGACGCCAACGCCACGGAACTGTGGATCCAGAATCAGGGAAACAGCGCCACGACGATGCAGGTCCGCATCGTGCGCTGGAAGCAGGAGGACGGACACGAGCGTTATACCTCTCAGCAGGACGTGGTCGCCAGCCCGCCCATCGTCACGATTGGTACTGGCAGCAAGCAGCTTATTCGCCTTATCAAACAGGCTTCTGTTCCCGCTGGTGTCGAACAGGCTTACCGCATTATCGTAGATGAAATCCCTCAGCCTGATACAAAAGCCGAACCTGCCATCGGCCTCAAATTGCAGATGCGTTACTCCATCCCTTTGTTTGTGTATGGACAGGGGATCCCGACCATCAAAGAAGGCGCGCATCACGCGCTGGCGGAAACCCAAAACCTGAGCTGGCGGGTGACGCGCGCGGAGGGGCAGCCGGCGCTGGAGGTCAGAAATCGGGGTGATGTCCATGTCAGGCTGAGCCAGGTGGCGCTGGAGCAGGGAGGTCGGAAACACACGGTAGCGGATGGACTACTGGGTTACGTTCTCCCCGGCAGCACCCGCAGTTGGCCAATACCCGCCGGGGTTCGCCAGCCAGACCGGATGAGTGCGCAAATTAATGCCAGGGACGCACAATGGCAGTCGACGCCCGTCAACTAA
- the cheW gene encoding chemotaxis protein CheW, with the protein MTGMSNVTKLAGEPSGQEFLVFTLGDEEYGIDILKVQEIRGYDQVTRIANTPAFIKGVTNLRGVIVPIVDLRVKFSQGDVDYNDNTVVIVLNLGQRVVGIVVDGVSDVLSLTSDQIRPAPEFAVTLSTEYLTGLGALGERMLILVNIEKLLNSDEMALLDIAASHVA; encoded by the coding sequence ATGACCGGTATGAGTAATGTAACGAAACTGGCGGGCGAGCCATCAGGGCAGGAATTCCTGGTTTTCACTTTAGGTGACGAAGAGTACGGTATCGACATTCTGAAAGTGCAGGAAATCCGTGGTTACGACCAGGTTACCCGCATCGCTAACACGCCTGCTTTTATTAAAGGTGTCACCAACCTGCGTGGTGTGATTGTGCCAATCGTTGACCTGCGCGTGAAGTTCAGCCAGGGCGACGTTGACTACAACGACAACACCGTGGTGATTGTTCTGAACCTGGGGCAGCGCGTAGTGGGCATCGTGGTGGATGGCGTGTCTGATGTGCTTTCCCTGACCTCTGACCAAATCCGTCCTGCACCGGAATTTGCCGTCACATTGTCGACGGAATACCTGACCGGTCTGGGCGCGCTCGGCGAGCGTATGCTGATTCTGGTGAATATTGAGAAGCTGCTGAACAGCGATGAGATGGCACTGCTGGATATCGCGGCGAGTCATGTAGCGTAA
- a CDS encoding fimbria/pilus outer membrane usher protein — translation MAVDARQLKPAMMILLCVSTTSWAETGDDSLPPPPQAQAINDEAVFQLALVLNHYDTGLVVPVTQRKGAFYISSADLLRAGLPPEHVPTGDVNLSSLSQVRVEYDSAAQRLLLTVPRDWVTTRVTPFSTQTAQSKPHFGRGALLNYDLYTNHTEHLGGQASLWHEFRYFNENGSFSSTGYARENFTGDNGQQEGYVRYDTTLLFTNEDEAISWSAGDVISDALSWSTSVRMGGISYGRDFSLRPDLVTWPLPEFSGEAAVPTSVDLFINGYRSGSTQLQPGPFTLTNLPYINGAGDAVLVTTDALGRQVSTTLPFYVTSDLLKQGLSGGAVTLGSLRRNYGIRNFDYGPAAGSGSYRYGLTDWLTLEGHAEGAQELALGGAGTVVKLGQFGVVNTSYSQSRMRGDAGGQINWGYQYSTSEFSVATQHTRRDRGFGNLALYDQPTVYDENDKPIASFSRNTDQYSLTFNLGQYGNIGAAWIGVESFDSQKTELLNLSWSRNLWGASSIYLAASRDQQRGDWTVALSLQVPLGARDSAAVTFENTPDAGSTQRINYNHSMPSDGGFSWNMAWANQSKASDYQQGTLGWRNNNIELQGGGYGEKDNMTWWGEAMGAIVLMDGELFAANKINDAFVVISTDGHPDVPVSYENQPVGKTNNNGYLLVSGVSAYYPASYRIDTLNLPADTRLKETEHRIAIRRHSGYLVDFPMEQERVASVILHDAQGQAIPVGSQVRRASRSNAVVGYDGIAWLENLSDVNPLDVITPDGKHCSVTLTVSANPQHKLQTYGPLVCREGQ, via the coding sequence ATGGCAGTCGACGCCCGTCAACTAAAACCGGCGATGATGATACTGCTTTGCGTCAGTACCACTTCCTGGGCTGAAACCGGCGACGACAGTTTACCGCCGCCCCCCCAGGCTCAGGCGATCAATGATGAGGCGGTCTTCCAGCTCGCCCTCGTGCTGAACCACTACGATACCGGTCTGGTGGTGCCTGTGACGCAACGTAAAGGCGCTTTCTATATCTCCAGCGCAGATTTGTTACGCGCAGGGCTTCCCCCTGAGCATGTACCAACCGGGGACGTTAATCTCTCTTCGCTTTCTCAGGTTAGGGTGGAGTATGACAGCGCTGCGCAACGGTTATTGCTGACCGTTCCCCGCGACTGGGTCACGACCCGCGTGACGCCGTTCAGCACACAAACGGCGCAGAGCAAACCGCACTTTGGACGCGGGGCATTGCTGAATTATGATCTCTACACCAACCACACGGAACATCTTGGTGGTCAGGCGTCGCTCTGGCACGAATTCCGCTACTTTAACGAGAACGGCTCGTTTTCCTCTACCGGCTACGCCCGGGAAAATTTCACCGGGGATAATGGTCAGCAGGAAGGATATGTCCGCTATGACACCACTCTGCTATTCACAAATGAGGATGAGGCGATTTCCTGGAGTGCCGGGGATGTGATCAGCGACGCCCTGAGCTGGAGTACCAGCGTACGTATGGGCGGGATAAGTTACGGACGGGATTTCTCCCTGCGTCCGGACCTGGTCACATGGCCGCTACCCGAATTTTCGGGAGAAGCCGCGGTACCCACCTCGGTTGATCTCTTTATTAATGGCTATCGGTCCGGCTCAACTCAGCTCCAGCCGGGGCCATTTACGCTGACTAATCTGCCCTATATCAACGGTGCTGGGGATGCGGTGCTGGTCACCACCGATGCATTGGGTCGTCAGGTAAGTACCACGCTACCGTTTTATGTCACCAGTGATTTGTTAAAACAAGGCCTGAGCGGCGGGGCCGTGACGCTGGGAAGCCTGCGGCGTAATTATGGCATCAGGAATTTTGACTACGGCCCTGCGGCAGGCAGCGGCTCATATCGTTATGGTTTGACGGACTGGCTCACGCTGGAGGGGCATGCGGAAGGGGCACAAGAGCTGGCGTTGGGGGGCGCTGGCACTGTGGTTAAACTCGGACAGTTTGGCGTGGTGAATACCTCTTACTCGCAAAGCCGCATGCGCGGTGATGCAGGCGGGCAAATCAACTGGGGTTACCAGTACAGCACCAGCGAGTTTAGCGTGGCAACCCAGCACACGCGGCGCGATCGCGGCTTTGGCAATCTGGCTCTCTACGACCAGCCGACGGTCTATGACGAAAATGACAAACCCATCGCCAGTTTTAGTCGCAATACGGATCAGTATTCTCTCACCTTTAATCTGGGGCAGTACGGCAATATTGGCGCCGCCTGGATCGGCGTAGAGAGCTTCGACAGTCAAAAAACCGAGCTGCTGAATCTCTCCTGGAGCCGTAATCTGTGGGGTGCGAGCAGTATTTATCTGGCGGCAAGCCGGGACCAGCAGCGGGGAGACTGGACGGTGGCGTTGTCGCTGCAGGTGCCGCTGGGGGCGCGTGACAGCGCCGCCGTCACTTTCGAAAACACCCCGGATGCGGGCAGCACGCAGCGCATCAACTATAACCACTCGATGCCTTCCGACGGCGGGTTTAGCTGGAACATGGCATGGGCTAACCAGTCGAAAGCCAGTGACTATCAGCAGGGAACGCTGGGCTGGCGCAATAACAACATTGAGCTACAGGGAGGCGGTTATGGTGAAAAGGACAACATGACCTGGTGGGGCGAGGCGATGGGGGCGATTGTTCTGATGGACGGCGAGCTGTTTGCGGCCAACAAGATCAACGATGCCTTTGTGGTCATCAGTACCGATGGTCACCCGGACGTCCCGGTCAGCTACGAGAACCAGCCCGTCGGTAAAACCAATAACAACGGTTATCTGCTGGTGAGCGGGGTGTCGGCGTATTATCCGGCCAGTTACCGGATTGATACGCTGAATTTGCCTGCGGATACTCGGCTGAAAGAGACCGAACACCGGATTGCGATCCGCCGCCATAGCGGCTACCTGGTCGATTTCCCGATGGAACAGGAGCGGGTGGCGAGCGTTATTCTGCATGATGCGCAGGGACAGGCTATTCCGGTGGGAAGCCAGGTCCGACGCGCATCGCGTAGCAATGCGGTGGTAGGGTATGACGGTATCGCCTGGCTGGAAAATCTCAGTGATGTGAACCCGCTCGACGTTATCACCCCTGACGGAAAGCACTGCTCGGTCACGCTGACGGTGAGTGCCAATCCGCAACACAAACTGCAAACCTACGGTCCTCTGGTTTGTCGGGAGGGACAGTGA
- a CDS encoding spore coat U domain-containing protein — MKRLLLLMLLLFSGSGWAACNISTVNASFGSVTSFALSGSGEVETTGTLVVACDAILNLLTSDSVTLTYSSASVSGSSRATMKRTDNATITDVIPTRLCGLSGCASSSEVQISKSYTWSGNTLLGLLGSKQYNIPLYFRTVAGQNVTAGPYQVQLTFSINYSVCSVGALGICTINQTGTSTTTILLDMTVTNDCSAMTTPDVSFNSAPLVQSFPTVSQAIAVTCTKGSSYTIGINNGANALNNVRRMVNGSNFMSYDIYKEATSNRWGGSGSERWSSAVSSQVSTDGLLRTYNYTAKVLTNQATPPAGTYTDTLIVDVAF; from the coding sequence GTGAAACGCTTGCTGCTGTTGATGTTGTTGCTGTTCTCTGGCAGCGGCTGGGCGGCGTGTAACATCAGCACGGTCAATGCGTCGTTTGGTAGCGTTACCTCGTTCGCACTCAGCGGAAGCGGAGAGGTCGAAACCACGGGCACGCTGGTGGTGGCGTGCGATGCCATACTGAATCTGTTGACCAGCGACTCCGTGACGCTGACCTATAGCTCGGCATCGGTCTCGGGCAGCAGTCGGGCCACCATGAAACGGACGGATAATGCGACCATTACGGACGTGATCCCCACGCGATTGTGCGGTCTATCGGGGTGCGCAAGCAGCAGCGAGGTACAGATAAGTAAATCGTATACCTGGAGTGGGAATACCTTGCTGGGGCTGCTGGGGTCAAAGCAGTACAACATTCCGCTCTATTTTCGCACCGTCGCCGGGCAAAACGTCACTGCCGGGCCATATCAGGTGCAGTTAACCTTCAGCATTAACTACAGCGTGTGCTCCGTGGGCGCGCTCGGCATTTGCACAATCAATCAGACGGGAACCTCGACAACCACCATCCTGTTAGATATGACCGTCACCAATGACTGCAGCGCGATGACCACGCCAGACGTGAGCTTCAATAGCGCGCCGCTGGTACAAAGTTTCCCCACCGTCTCACAGGCGATTGCCGTCACCTGCACCAAAGGAAGTTCGTATACCATCGGCATCAATAACGGTGCCAACGCGCTGAACAACGTACGGCGTATGGTGAATGGTAGCAACTTTATGAGCTACGACATCTATAAAGAAGCCACCAGTAACCGCTGGGGGGGAAGCGGCAGCGAGCGCTGGTCCAGCGCGGTATCGTCGCAGGTCAGTACTGATGGTTTACTGCGCACCTACAACTACACCGCGAAAGTCCTGACCAATCAGGCCACGCCCCCCGCCGGAACCTACACCGATACGCTGATTGTCGACGTGGCGTTTTAA
- a CDS encoding dicarboxylate/amino acid:cation symporter — protein MASANKLTLFIVIFMLAGILSGAAIHEYASADAIKAWSDNITLLTDIFLRLIKMVIAPLVFSTLTVGIMKLGETSTIGRVGGKAMVWFISSSVLSILVGLFIVTLEHPGSGLNLTIPTEAVDTGLAVGGMTLKAFLSHTIPTSIAGAMSNNEILQIVVFSMFFGIGGASLGQKFNAPLVAALDVVSHIMLKVTGYVMYVAPLAIFAAISSVIATQGLGILLNYASFIGGYYVAILLTCMVLLAVGYMVLKKEVFRLVSMLKDPVLVAFTTSSSEAAYPKTLEQLERFGCSRNIASFVLPIGYSFNLVGSMVYCSFASMFIAQAYNIHLSFSEVTVLMLTLMLASKGIAGVPRSSLVVLAATIPSFNIPVAGILLLMGIDHFLDMGRSAINVLGNGIATAMLSQNEGAREAEAELVEQEA, from the coding sequence GTGGCAAGTGCAAACAAACTCACACTCTTCATCGTGATTTTCATGCTGGCGGGTATTCTTTCAGGGGCAGCAATTCATGAGTACGCATCTGCGGATGCTATTAAAGCCTGGTCGGATAATATTACCCTTCTGACCGATATCTTCCTTCGCCTGATCAAAATGGTGATTGCACCTTTGGTCTTCAGCACGTTAACCGTCGGCATCATGAAACTGGGTGAAACCTCCACCATTGGCCGCGTTGGCGGCAAAGCGATGGTGTGGTTTATCAGCTCATCCGTGCTGTCTATTCTGGTGGGGCTGTTTATCGTCACGCTCGAGCATCCGGGAAGCGGTCTGAACCTGACGATCCCAACCGAGGCCGTCGATACCGGTCTGGCCGTTGGGGGCATGACGCTGAAAGCCTTCCTGTCTCACACCATTCCAACCAGTATCGCAGGGGCGATGTCGAACAATGAGATCCTGCAGATTGTGGTGTTCTCGATGTTCTTCGGCATCGGCGGCGCGTCGCTGGGACAGAAATTCAACGCGCCACTGGTTGCCGCGCTGGATGTGGTTTCCCATATCATGCTGAAGGTGACGGGTTACGTGATGTACGTTGCGCCACTGGCCATTTTCGCGGCGATTTCATCCGTTATTGCCACTCAGGGTCTGGGCATTCTGTTGAACTACGCCTCCTTTATTGGTGGCTACTATGTTGCCATTCTTCTCACCTGCATGGTGCTGCTGGCCGTGGGTTACATGGTGCTGAAAAAAGAGGTGTTTCGCTTGGTCAGTATGCTGAAAGACCCGGTACTGGTAGCGTTTACCACCAGCAGCTCTGAAGCGGCCTATCCAAAAACGCTGGAACAGCTGGAGCGTTTTGGCTGCTCGCGCAACATTGCCTCTTTCGTTCTGCCGATTGGCTACTCCTTCAACCTGGTGGGTTCGATGGTGTACTGCTCTTTCGCCTCGATGTTTATCGCCCAGGCGTACAACATTCACCTGAGCTTCTCTGAAGTGACGGTATTGATGCTGACCCTGATGCTCGCCTCAAAAGGCATTGCAGGCGTACCACGTTCATCGCTGGTCGTTCTGGCGGCGACTATTCCAAGCTTCAATATTCCGGTGGCCGGTATTCTGCTGCTGATGGGAATTGATCACTTCCTGGATATGGGACGTTCTGCGATTAACGTTCTGGGGAATGGTATCGCGACCGCGATGCTGTCGCAGAATGAAGGTGCGCGGGAAGCGGAAGCTGAGCTGGTGGAGCAGGAAGCATAA
- a CDS encoding spore coat U domain-containing protein: protein MKRKLLLICAGSLLTATTAHQALAVTSSGTIGATLTLTNGCLINGSPAQSGINFGTLDFGTHPATFSTLTTQLSGASGGNTFTIQCTTASYTVAITGNTHSTAPGSVVGSPGTPERYLVNTANAAQGVAYSLYSDSGFNTVIANNAALPIASTAGGVDSYTLYGRITGGGNSVTVVPGTYTDTINVSVTY, encoded by the coding sequence ATGAAAAGAAAACTCCTGTTGATCTGCGCAGGCAGCTTACTGACTGCAACAACGGCCCATCAGGCGCTGGCCGTTACCAGCAGCGGCACCATCGGCGCGACGCTGACGCTGACAAACGGTTGTTTGATAAACGGATCGCCCGCGCAAAGTGGCATTAACTTCGGTACGCTCGATTTCGGTACCCATCCGGCTACCTTTTCCACTCTTACGACGCAGTTGAGCGGCGCCAGCGGCGGAAACACCTTCACCATTCAATGTACGACCGCAAGCTATACGGTCGCGATCACCGGTAATACCCACTCCACCGCGCCCGGCTCCGTTGTCGGTTCGCCGGGTACGCCTGAACGCTATCTGGTTAATACAGCCAACGCGGCACAGGGCGTGGCTTATAGCCTGTACAGCGACAGCGGGTTTAACACCGTGATTGCCAATAACGCCGCGTTGCCGATCGCCTCTACGGCCGGAGGCGTGGATAGCTACACCCTCTACGGGCGTATTACCGGCGGTGGTAACAGCGTGACGGTCGTCCCGGGAACCTACACCGACACGATTAACGTCAGCGTCACCTATTAG
- the tar gene encoding methyl-accepting chemotaxis protein II, producing the protein MLNRIRVVTMLMMVLVIFALLQLISGGLFFSSLKQNQDSFAASNDLRLQQSELTSTWDLMLQTRINLSRSSARMMMDPNNQQSSAKTDLLKNARATLADAAKHYDAFKKIPPQPAMEQVSQNIDEKYNAYNAGLTELIQFLESGNMDAYFAQPTQGMQNALGAALGEYAKVSSDLYHSAFTESQNDYRFAKWQMAVMALALVIVLVAVWYGIRHILLNPLGRVIAHIREIAGGDLTKTLTVSGRNEITELANSVDHMQRSLIETVANVRNGSEAIYTGTSEIALGNNDLSSRTEEQASALEETAASMEQLTATVKQNADNARQASQLAESASETAQRGGRVVDGVVKTMHEIADSSKKIADIISVIDGIAFQTNILALNAAVEAARAGEQGRGFAVVAGEVRNLASRSANAAKEIKALIEDSVSRVDTGSVLVESAGETMNDIVNAVTRVTDIMGEIASASDEQSRGIDQVALAVSEMDRVTQQNAALVQESAAAAAALEDQASRLKMAVSAFRLASLAGNTVTPQATYRVPAAESAATRTRAATTGQDENWETF; encoded by the coding sequence ATGTTGAACCGTATCCGCGTTGTCACAATGCTCATGATGGTGCTGGTCATTTTCGCACTTCTTCAGCTCATCTCCGGCGGGCTTTTTTTCTCGTCATTAAAACAGAACCAGGACAGTTTCGCGGCCTCGAACGATCTCCGCCTGCAGCAGAGTGAACTCACGTCGACGTGGGATCTGATGCTGCAAACGCGTATCAATCTGAGCCGCTCGTCCGCGCGCATGATGATGGATCCGAATAATCAGCAGAGCAGCGCGAAAACCGATCTGTTGAAAAATGCCCGTGCTACTCTCGCTGACGCCGCAAAACATTACGACGCCTTCAAAAAGATCCCCCCGCAGCCCGCTATGGAGCAGGTGAGCCAGAATATTGACGAAAAATACAACGCCTACAATGCCGGTCTCACGGAGCTGATTCAGTTCCTGGAAAGCGGCAACATGGACGCCTATTTCGCGCAGCCAACGCAAGGGATGCAAAACGCACTCGGCGCGGCGCTGGGGGAATATGCGAAGGTCAGTAGCGATCTGTATCACTCGGCCTTTACCGAAAGCCAGAATGACTATCGCTTTGCGAAATGGCAGATGGCCGTGATGGCGCTGGCGCTGGTCATTGTGCTGGTCGCGGTCTGGTACGGCATTCGCCATATCCTGCTGAACCCTCTCGGCCGCGTCATTGCCCACATTCGTGAAATTGCCGGTGGCGACCTGACCAAAACGCTGACCGTTTCCGGGCGCAATGAGATCACCGAACTGGCCAACAGCGTTGACCATATGCAGCGTTCATTAATTGAAACCGTCGCCAACGTGCGAAACGGGTCGGAGGCTATCTATACCGGCACCAGCGAAATTGCGCTGGGGAATAACGATCTCTCTTCCCGTACTGAAGAGCAGGCATCCGCCCTGGAAGAGACGGCCGCCAGCATGGAACAACTTACCGCGACCGTGAAGCAGAACGCCGATAACGCCCGTCAGGCTTCTCAACTGGCTGAAAGTGCCTCTGAGACGGCGCAACGTGGTGGTCGCGTGGTGGATGGCGTGGTGAAAACCATGCACGAAATCGCCGACAGCTCGAAGAAAATCGCCGACATCATTAGCGTCATCGATGGCATTGCTTTCCAGACCAACATCCTTGCGCTGAACGCCGCCGTGGAAGCGGCACGTGCGGGCGAGCAGGGGCGTGGGTTTGCCGTGGTCGCGGGTGAAGTGCGTAACCTCGCCAGTCGCAGTGCCAATGCGGCGAAAGAGATCAAAGCGTTGATTGAAGATTCCGTTTCCCGCGTGGATACCGGCTCCGTGCTGGTAGAAAGTGCCGGGGAAACCATGAATGACATCGTGAATGCTGTTACTCGCGTAACGGACATCATGGGTGAAATCGCCTCTGCATCTGACGAGCAGAGTCGTGGTATCGACCAGGTTGCTCTGGCGGTATCGGAAATGGATCGCGTGACACAACAAAACGCCGCGCTGGTGCAGGAGTCCGCTGCGGCTGCTGCTGCCCTGGAAGACCAGGCGAGCCGTCTGAAGATGGCCGTCTCGGCGTTTCGTCTCGCTTCACTCGCTGGAAACACGGTCACCCCGCAAGCCACCTATCGTGTGCCCGCTGCAGAATCAGCGGCAACCCGTACCCGTGCTGCGACGACCGGACAAGATGAAAACTGGGAAACATTTTGA
- a CDS encoding spore coat U domain-containing protein, giving the protein MKATLTGLRKRAEGRVQPFFALIVGLLVMPSADAVTSQSFKVSATIVPGCAVATGSGGLLGMLDFGTHNGVESAPVSTSFVPNGALSIACTPGVALSMSINGGQNYSSVRRMKRSGATELVPYRLYSSSSLAANSEIGVNQAIPVTYTNSNNIALPLFGVALLTGFSPAGTYSDQLTVTLSW; this is encoded by the coding sequence ATGAAGGCAACTCTCACAGGTCTGCGCAAACGCGCAGAGGGACGCGTGCAGCCTTTTTTCGCGCTGATTGTCGGATTGCTCGTGATGCCCTCTGCGGACGCGGTGACATCACAGTCCTTTAAGGTCAGCGCGACGATAGTACCGGGATGCGCGGTGGCCACCGGCAGCGGAGGGCTTCTCGGTATGCTGGATTTTGGCACCCATAACGGCGTCGAGAGCGCGCCGGTCAGCACCAGCTTTGTGCCAAACGGGGCGTTGTCTATCGCCTGTACGCCGGGCGTGGCGCTGAGCATGAGCATTAATGGTGGTCAAAATTATTCATCCGTGCGTCGAATGAAGCGGTCCGGTGCAACAGAACTGGTGCCGTACCGGCTCTACAGCAGCAGCTCGCTGGCCGCGAACAGCGAAATTGGCGTAAACCAGGCAATACCGGTGACGTATACCAACAGCAATAACATCGCGCTGCCGCTTTTTGGCGTGGCGCTACTGACCGGATTTAGCCCGGCAGGAACCTATTCCGATCAACTCACCGTGACCTTGTCATGGTAA
- the tap gene encoding methyl-accepting chemotaxis protein IV: MLNRIRISTTLFLILILCGVLQVGSNGLSFWAFRDGYQNLQEVEASNQQRSALAQTRAVLLQASTVLNKAGTLTALSYPPDDIKALMATARDSLKQADGQFKAFTAQEAVSEKEKTLKAAMKKNFEQWYSDLDHQATWLENNQLSDFMTAPVQASQAAFDGSFNAWQQDINQFVQRAEEDSKMSYHMSGVIFAVVVILAALLTGGALIWSRKMIVQPLAIISSHFDSIAKGNLARPVAVYGKNEISAIFASLKAMQGSLRETVSDVRQGSYAMHTGISEIAAGNNDLSSRTEQQAASLAQTAASMEQLTATVSQNADNARQASDLSKQAAMTAKKGGDQASHVASTMQEIATSSQKIGDIISVIDGIAFQTNILALNAAVEAARAGEQGRGFAVVAGEVRNLASRSANAAKEIKVLIEESVSRVQQGSTLVDTAAQTMHEIVTSVTRVNDIMGEIASASDEQRRGIEQVAQAVSQMDQVTQQNASLVEEAAAATDQLASQADHLTGLVAVFNVKEHVEAVTEVGRSQAVPVVS; the protein is encoded by the coding sequence ATGTTAAATCGTATTCGTATCTCGACCACACTGTTTTTGATTCTGATCCTTTGCGGTGTGTTGCAGGTTGGCAGTAACGGGTTGTCTTTTTGGGCGTTTCGCGATGGCTATCAGAATTTGCAGGAAGTTGAGGCGAGTAATCAGCAGCGCTCCGCACTGGCACAAACGCGTGCCGTGCTGTTGCAGGCAAGCACTGTGCTGAATAAGGCGGGAACCTTAACCGCGCTGAGTTATCCGCCGGATGACATCAAAGCGCTGATGGCGACCGCGCGTGACAGCCTGAAACAGGCAGACGGGCAGTTTAAAGCCTTTACGGCGCAGGAAGCCGTTAGCGAGAAAGAGAAAACGCTAAAGGCTGCCATGAAAAAGAACTTTGAACAGTGGTACAGCGATCTGGACCACCAGGCAACCTGGCTTGAGAACAACCAGCTGTCAGATTTTATGACCGCACCGGTTCAGGCGTCTCAGGCGGCGTTTGATGGCAGCTTTAACGCGTGGCAGCAGGATATTAACCAGTTTGTTCAACGTGCAGAGGAAGACAGCAAAATGAGCTACCACATGTCCGGCGTGATTTTTGCCGTGGTGGTGATTTTGGCGGCGCTTCTGACCGGCGGGGCACTGATCTGGTCTCGCAAAATGATTGTGCAGCCGCTGGCGATTATCAGCAGCCACTTCGACAGTATTGCGAAGGGGAATCTGGCGCGTCCGGTGGCGGTTTATGGCAAGAACGAAATTTCGGCGATCTTTGCCAGCCTGAAGGCGATGCAGGGATCGCTGCGGGAAACGGTATCCGATGTGCGTCAGGGCAGTTATGCCATGCACACCGGGATTTCAGAGATTGCGGCAGGCAATAACGATCTCTCGTCCCGTACCGAGCAGCAGGCGGCCTCCCTGGCGCAGACGGCAGCCAGTATGGAGCAACTGACTGCGACGGTAAGTCAGAACGCTGATAACGCGCGTCAGGCGTCTGACCTGTCGAAACAGGCAGCAATGACGGCGAAAAAGGGTGGGGATCAGGCGTCTCATGTTGCGAGCACCATGCAGGAGATTGCCACCAGTTCGCAGAAAATTGGTGACATCATCAGCGTGATTGACGGTATCGCGTTCCAGACCAACATTCTGGCGCTCAATGCCGCTGTCGAAGCGGCGCGCGCCGGTGAACAGGGTCGTGGTTTTGCGGTGGTGGCGGGTGAAGTGCGTAACCTGGCAAGCCGAAGTGCCAACGCGGCGAAAGAGATTAAGGTGCTGATAGAAGAGTCGGTTTCACGCGTCCAGCAGGGCTCTACGCTGGTCGATACGGCGGCACAAACCATGCACGAGATCGTCACCTCTGTCACGCGGGTGAACGACATCATGGGCGAAATTGCCTCGGCGTCGGACGAACAGCGTCGCGGGATTGAGCAGGTTGCTCAGGCAGTCAGTCAGATGGATCAGGTCACGCAACAGAACGCCTCGTTAGTTGAGGAAGCGGCAGCGGCAACCGATCAGCTGGCCAGCCAGGCGGATCATCTCACCGGACTGGTCGCGGTATTTAA